The window CGCGCGACCCGGGCAACCGTCGCCCCGGGCGGCTGCGCCTCGCCCCGCCGTTCCACAGCGAAAGCCCGGGCGGCGAGGACCCGTTCCCGGATCGCGGCGGAGGGCTCCCCTTCCCGCTGCCGGAGGTCCGCGTAATGAAGGGGCGGGACGCGAACGACGAGATCGAAGCCCTCGACGGCCCGGACCCGCTCGGAGTAACGCAGGATGGCCTCCGCCGAGCAACGGCACCGGGCCTCCCCGAAATAGCCGCAGGGGCAGGGGTTCGAGGCCGCCACCAGAAGGAACCGGGCGGGGAAGGCGCGCACCTGCCCGCCCCGGTACACCCGGGACTCCCCGACCTTCATGATCCCCCGGAGCGCCTCCAGGACCCCTCGCTGGAACTCGGGGAGTTCGTCCAGGAACAGGACGCCGTTGTGGGCGAGGCTCGCCTCCCCCGGGCGCGGGACGGGGCCGCCCCCGGCCATCCCGGCGCGGGAAACGGTGTGGTGCGGGGCCCGGAACGGGCGGCGAAGCGAGTCCGGGTCGCCCCCGCTCTTCAGCAGCCCGGCAGCCGCGAAGATTTCGGCCGTCTCGGCGGCTTCCGCCCCCGACAGGGGCGGCAGGATGCCCGGGATGCGCCGGGCCAGAAAGAACCTCCCGGCGTTGGGCTGGCCGATCATGAGGACGTGGTGGCCGCCCGCGGCGGCGACCTCCAGCGCCCGCTTGGCCTGTGCCTGCCCCCGGATGTCCGCGAAATCGAAACTCATCGTGCTCCTCCTTCCGTCTGATTCTGAAGCCCGCGAAAGAAAATGTTTCCCCCTGCGGCCTTCACCATTGGCTGAGGCCGCAGGGGGGAACATCGAAAATGTCCTCCTCCGGAAGAGCCCGGAAGCGACGAAGCCCCGGCCGCGCAGGCGGCACGGGGCGTGACGGACGGGAACGGAGGGCGGGAAGCGAAGGGGAGGGGTGGAGAGGGATAATTGGTGGGGACCCGGGCCCGGGCGGGGAGGGAACCGCTTATGCTCGCCGCCCCGGACCGGAGCCCGGCCGGAGGGAGCGGTCCGGCGCGACCCGTGCG is drawn from Acidobacteriota bacterium and contains these coding sequences:
- a CDS encoding ATP-binding protein, which gives rise to MSFDFADIRGQAQAKRALEVAAAGGHHVLMIGQPNAGRFFLARRIPGILPPLSGAEAAETAEIFAAAGLLKSGGDPDSLRRPFRAPHHTVSRAGMAGGGPVPRPGEASLAHNGVLFLDELPEFQRGVLEALRGIMKVGESRVYRGGQVRAFPARFLLVAASNPCPCGYFGEARCRCSAEAILRYSERVRAVEGFDLVVRVPPLHYADLRQREGEPSAAIRERVLAARAFAVERRGEAQPPGATVARVARTIADLAGSREVLPEHRSEAQALVNPF